One window of the Perca flavescens isolate YP-PL-M2 chromosome 5, PFLA_1.0, whole genome shotgun sequence genome contains the following:
- the LOC114555979 gene encoding serine/threonine-protein phosphatase 6 catalytic subunit, with protein sequence MAPLDLDKYAEIAKQCKYLPENDLKRLCDYVCDLLLEESNVQPVSTPVTVCGDIHGQFYDLCELFRTGGQVPDTNYIFMGDFVDRGYYSLETFTYLLVLKAKWPDRITLLRGNHESRQITQVYGFYDECQTKYGNANAWRYCTKVFDMLTVAALMDEQILCVHGGLSPDIKTLDQIRTIERNQEIPHKGAFCDLVWSDPEDVDTWAISPRGAGWLFGAKVTNEFVHINNLKLICRAHQLVHEGYKFMFDEKLVTVWSAPNYCYRCGNIASIMVFKDANTREPKLFRAVPDSERVIPPRTTTPYFL encoded by the exons ATGGCGCCTCTAGATCTGGATAAATACGCAGAGATTGCAAAACAGTGTAAATACCTCCCAGAAAATGACCTCAAG AGGTTATGTGACTATGTGTGTGACCTTCTGCTGGAGGAGTCCAACGTTCAGCCCGTTTCCACCCCTGTGACAGTATGTGGTGACATACATGGACAG TTTTATGATCTTTGTGAACTCTTCCGAACTGGCGGCCAGGTTCCGGACACAAATTACATCTTTATG GGTGACTTTGTTGACCGAGGATATTACAGTTTGGAGACGTTCACCTACCTGCTGGTGCTGAAAGCCAAATGGCCCGACCGCATCACACTTCTACGTGGAAACCATGAGAGCAGACAGATCACCCAAGTTTATGGCTTTTACG ATGAGTGCCAGACCAAGTATGGGAATGCAAATGCCTGGCGTTATTGCACCAAAGTGTTCGATATGTTAACAGTTGCAGCT ctGATGGACGAGCAGATCCTGTGTGTCCACGGAGGCCTCTCCCCAGACATAAAAACTCTTGATCAGATTCGAACCATTGAGCGGAACCAGGAGATCCCCCACAAAGGAGCGTTCTGTGACCTGGTGTGGTCAGACCCTGAAGACGTGGACACTTGGGCCATCAGCCCCAGAGGAGCTGGCTGGCTCTTTGGTGCAAAGGTCACAAATGAG tttgtccACATCAACAACCTGAAGCTGATCTGCAGGGCACATCAACTTGTCCACGAAGGCTACAAGTTCATGTTTGACGAGAAGCTGGTCACAGTGTGGTCGGCTCCTAACTACTGCTATCGCTGTGGCAACATCGCCTCCATCATGGTCTTCAAAGACGCTAACACAAGAGAGCCAAAGCTCTTCCGAGCGGTGCCTGACTCTGAAAGAGTCATTCCACCGCGAACAACAACACCCTATTTCCTGtaa